CTTCATTACCTTACGGTATTTAGTGCGAGATGGTGTTAATGGAGGCATGGCTTGTTACCCTTTCGGCTTAGTCTTCCTTGTTGAATACCCAGCACTTGATACCGATAATACCGTAAACGGTACGCGCTTCGGCAGTGCCATAATCGATTTCTTCACGGAGCGTGTGGAGAGGCACGGAACCCTGACGCTGTACTTCCGTACGAGCGATGTCCGCGCCGCCGAGACGACCACCAACTTGAATCTTGATACCCTTCGCGCCCAAAGACATGGCCATCTGGACAGCCTTCTTCATGGCGCGACGGAAAGCGATACGACGCTCAAGCTGCAAGGCCACGTTCTCAGCTACCAAAGTAGCGTCGAGCTCGGGCTTCTTGACTTCTTGAATGTCGAGAAGGATCTCCTTGCCAGTTGCCTTGGCGAGCTCGTCCTTGATCTTTTCGATTTCCTGTCCCTTACGACCGATAACGATACCAGGACGGGCGGTGAAGATCTTGACGCGGACGCGGGCAGAAGCGCGCTCGATGAAGATGCGCGGTACGCTGGCGAACTTGAGCTTTTCCATCAACTTCTCGCGAATGATGTAGTCCTCGTGAAGCGTGTCCGCAAAATCGTTTTTGCGAGCGAACCAGCGTGACTGCCAGTTACGATTTACAGCGAGGCGAAATCCGATCGGATGTGTTTTTTGACCCATTTTGCGTAATTCCTTTAGGCGTTATCAGACAGTACGATGCGGATGTGAGACATACGCTTCTTGCGCTTGGCAACCCCACCACGAGCAGCAGCCTTGAAGCGCTTGAGCGCGGGGCCTTGTTCGACGGTAGCGAGCTCCACGGTGAGTGAATCACCGGAGAGGTCGTGGTTGTTTTCAGCGTTAGCGATTGCGGACTGAAGTGTCTTAGAAAGAAGGAAAGCCGACTTTCTCGGGATGAACTTGAGCAGTTCGAGAGCGTCGTTGGCGTTCTTTCCGCGGATGGCGCGAGCGACCTCGATCACCTTCTTAGGCGACATCCGAGCGTATTTTGTGCGTGCTTGTACTTGCATTGCTATTCGATGCTCCTCGCTTACTTCTTACCACCACCGTGGGCCTTGAAAGTACGAGTCTGTGAGAACTCGCCCAACTTGTGGCCAACCATGTTTTCGGTCACGTGGACAGGGATAAACGCCTTGCCGTTGTGTACGTTAATATTCAATCCAACGAACTCAGGAGTGATGGTTGAACGGCGGGACCAAGTCTGGATCGGCTTGCGATCGTTGGCGGCTTGGGCAGCGTCCACCTTCTTGAGAAGGCTGGGGTCTACGAAAAATCCTTTTTTTATGGAACGAGCCATTTTCTATTTCCTCGCTTATCTGTTCTTCATTTTCCGTCCGTTGCGACGGACGAGGATGAGGCTGTTGCTCTCCTTCGACTTGCGACGAGTTGGGAAACCCTTCGCCAACTGACCCCAAGGGGATACCAGCATCTGGCGTCCGCCACCACCCTTGGACTTCGCTTCACCACCACCATTGGGGTGGTCAACCGGGTTCATGACAACACCACGAACACGAGGACGCTTGCCGAGCCAGCGGCTGCGACCAGCCTTGCCTACCACTACGTTCTTCTTCTCGGCGTTGCTGACCAAACCAATCGTCGCCATGCACTTCTTAGATACGAGGCGGATTTCACCACTTGGCATCTTGATTTGAGCGGAATCTCCATCGATACCGATCAACTCGACTGCATTGCCCGCTGCACGAGCGATCTGCGCACCCTTACCTGGGAGCAACTCGACGGCGTGCAACTTGGTGCTTGGTGGAATGAACTCGAGAGGCATCGCGTTGCCTGCGTCGAAAGCGATCATCTTTTGCGAGGACAAAACCGTGTCGCCTGTCTTCACTCCGGCTGGAGCGATGATGTAGCGCTTTTCACCATCTGCATAAGCGATCAAGGCGATGTAAGCAGAACGATTTGGATCGTACTCGATGGCCTGTACCTTAGCTGGGATATCAAACTTGTTACGCTTGAAATCGATGATGCGGTAAAGCTGCTTGTGACCGCCACCGCGACGACGCATCGTGATACGTCCGTAGCAGTTGCGACCCGCTTGCTTGCCCTTTGACTCGGTAAGCGCCTTTTCAGGACGCTTGTTCGCTACATCCTTAACCTGGATCGCCGCAAAGCGCTGGGTCGGAGTAACTGGATTAAAACTTTTGATAGCCATTGTGTCTGGTCTCCTCGTTTAGGCGGTGAAGTCGATCACGTCGCCCTGCTTGAGGGTCACGATCGCTTTTTTCAAACCGGATCCACTAGAGGTCTTACCGGTCTTGCGGTTGCGGCTTGGCTTGCCGATCTGGTTGATCACGTTCACGCGCTTAACAGTGACGTCGAATGCCTTTTCAACAGCAGCCTTGATGGTGTCCTTGGTTGCGGTCTTGAAAACCTGGAAGGTGTACTGACCAATCTCGGAAGATTGGATGTTGCTCTTCTCGGTTAGGTGAACGGATTTGATGATCTTATCTGGCTGAATCATTTCGAGCCTCCTTTCGCACGCTCGACGAGAACTTCGAGACCTGCACGTGTAACGATGATTGTTTTGAACTGACAGAGGTCAGTTACGCTTACGAGTGGCGCTTCCTCGAGGTCTACACCGGCGAGGTTACGCAGCGACAAGATTGCGGTTTCGCTGAATTCCTTGTCGATAACGAGCACCTTTCCTACGGGGGCGATGCCGCGGACGATGGATTCGGCAACCTTAGTCTTGGCAGGAGCGATGTCCAAAGCGTCTACCACCACGAGAGACTCGTCGGAGATGCGGTCGAACAAGGCGCGGCTGAATGCCAAGGTCTTTACCTTCTTGTTAACCTTCTTGGAGTAGTCGCGAGGACGTGGTCCGAAGACGATACCACCGCCAACCCAAATTGGGGAGCGAGTAGAACCTGCACGAGCGCGGCCGGTGCCCTTCTGGCGCCATGGCTTCTTGCCACCGCCGCGAACTTCGCCGCGAGTCTTGGTGTTTGCACTGCCTTGGCGAGCGTTGGCCGCCTGAGCTACAACTACTTCTTTTACAGCTTGCAGGCCCTTGTCACCTTCGAAGACGGGAAGTCCGTCTACTTCAGTTTCGCCGTTTGCGCTGCCGTCGTTTTTGAAAAGCTTAAGTTTCATGGTCGATCAGTCCTTTCCTATTTCTTGGCTTTGATCGAAGAACGGATCATCACAGTGTCGCCATTTGCGCCTGGGATGCCACCCTTGACCAAGATCAGGTTCTTCTCGGCGTCGATGCTGACGATCTCGAGATTTTGAATAGTGCGTTGCTTCGCACCCATGTGACCCGGCATCTTCTGGTTCTTGAAAACGTGTCCTGGCCATTGGCAAAGACCGATCGAACCGATGCGGCGGTGGAACATGGAACCATGAGAAGCAGGTCCGCCCTTGGTGTTGAATCGCTTCATAACACCCGCGAATCCCTTACCTTTAGTGTTTCCGATGATGTCGACCTTCTTGCCGACCTCGAACTTGGAAACATCGAGGACGTCGCCAGCAGTCGCGTCAATCGCGTCGCTGCTGCGGACTTCCTTGATCACGCGTGGAGCGTGAGCAACGCCAGCCTTCTTGGCATGCCCGAGAGCTGCCTTGCTTGCGTTCTTGTCCTTCTTGGTTTCGAAACCGATCTGGATCGCATTGTATCCGTCGGACTCAACCGTCTTAACTTGTAGCACTGGGCAAGGACCTGCCTGCAGTACGGTGACAGGGACAACCTGGTTGTCGCTGCCATAAACCTGGGTCATTCCCAGCTTTTTGCCTAATAGCGTATAGTTCATATTTCTAAGAGGTAGGTGAAGACATTCGCCTTCGTTTTTATTAGACCCACATTAGCGCCCGGCGGAGTTGCCGAACGAAATTACTGTGTATTCTAGAATCCGGATAGATTAGACGTTGATGCTGATATCTACGCCGGAAGGTAGGTTTAGCTTCTTGAGTTCGTCCACGGTCTGGGCAGTTGGCTCGATGATGTCGAGCAAACGCTTGTGCGTGCGGATCTCAAACTGCTCCATAGACTTTTTGTCTACGTGCGGAGAGCGGTTAACGGATATCTTCTCGATACGAGTCGGAAGGGGTACAGGCCCAGAGACACGAGCTCCGGAACGCTTAGCTGTATCCACGATTTCTGACGCGGACTGATCGATTACTCGATAGTCGAAACCTTGAAGTCTGATGCGGATTTTTTGTCCTGTCATGATTGTTCGGTAGAAAAGTTGCGGCGGGGATTACCAACCTTGGTTTAGAATCTCTTCGAGGAGCTTTGGCGCAACAACCTCGTAGTTTGACCACTCCATGGTGTAACTGGCACGTCCCTTGGAGAGTGAACGAACGTCTGTCGCATAACCAAACATGGTTTTGAGAGGGACGGTCGCGTATATGTAACCCAGATCTCCTTTTGTCTCCAAATTTTGGATCTGGCCTCTGCGGCGATTTAGGTCTCCGACCACATCGCCTTGAAATTCGTTAGGAGTAACAACCTCCACCTTCATCACCGGTTCGAGCAAAACTGGCGAGGCCTGTTTCATCGCTTCTTTCAGAGCGAAGATACCAGCCATCTTGAATGAGGTTTCGGAGGAATCCACTTCATGAAAAGAACCATCAACAAGGCGAACCTTGAGGTCGATCACCGGATAGCTCGCTACCACACCGTTCAGTGTAGCCTCGCGGATACCATCCATAGTTGGCTTGATGAACTCACGAGGTATAGAGCCACCAACAGTTTCGTCGACGATCTCAATCCCCTTGCCCACTTCCTGAGGTTCGATCTCGATCACCGCGTGACCGTATTGCCCCTTACCTCCGGTCTGACGAATAAACTTACCTTCAGCCTTCGCCTTGGCAGTAATCGTTTCGCGGTAGGCGATTTGTGGTTCTCCCGAGCGTGCGCTTACCTTGAACTCGCGGAACAAACGGTCGCGAATAATTTCAAGGTGCAACTCGCCCATACCGGAGATGATAGTTTGTCCAGTTTCAGGGTTGGAACTGACAACAAAAGTTGGATCCTCTTCGGCAAGACGCGCCAAACCTGCAGCCAGCTTATCTTGGTCTGCGGAGGTCTTTGGCTCGATCGTCATGGAGATGACTGGCTCTGGGAAACTAGGTGGAATCAGAGAAACGTCATAACCCTTGGGTACGAGCGTATCGCCTGTCGCCACATTCTTGATACCAACCAAAGCGCAGATGTCGCCTGAACGCACAATCTCGAGATCTTCGCGACTATCCGCCTTCATCTGAAGGATGCGGCTGACTCGCTCACCCTTGCCAGTGCGAGGGTTGAACAACATATCGCCCTTTTTGATCGAGCCAGAATAAACCCGAACGAAAACGAGCTTACCAACGTAAGGATCGCTCCAAAGCTTGAAAGCCAAGGCAGAGGATTTTGCTGCATCGTCCGCCTCGATTTCGACGATAGATTCGTCTTGGGCGTGGCCTTGAGTGGCTGGCAAATCAAGCGGGCTTGGCAAGTAATTCACAACCGAATCAAGTACACTCTGCACACCCTTATTCTTGAAGGCTGAACCTGGGATAACACCCACGAATTTGAGAGCTATGGTAGCCTTGCGGATCGCTAGAATCAGCTGCTCGACGGAAATCTCTTCTCCTCCGAGATAAGCCTCAGCCAATTCATCGTCAAAGTCCGCAACGGATTCGATAAGCGACTCGCGTAGCGCCGAAGCTTCATCTGCTAACTCGGTAGGAATTTCAGCGTCAATGGTCTGAACTCCCATTTCATCGGATTCGTCGAACAAGAAGGCCTTGTTGCGAACGAGGTCGACCAAGCCTTTGAAGTTTTCTTCGGAACCGATGTTCAGGAAAAGCGGATGGGCGTTTGCGCCTAGCTTTGCCCGCATGTCTTCCAAAGTCGCTTGGAAGTTAGCTCCCACACGGTCCATCTTGTTGACGAACGCAATGCGAGGTACCTTGTACTTGTCGGCTTGGCGCCAGACGGTTTCGGATTGCGGCTGAACGCCTGCTACCGCGCAAAAAACCGCGACAGCTCCATCCAAAACGCGAAGGGACCGCTCTACTTCGGCGGTGAAATCGACGTGCCCGGGGGTGTCGATGATGTTAACCAAGTGGTTAACGTTTTCGAAAGGTCCGTACTTTGCCTTCCAATTGCAGGAAATGGCAGCGGAGGTGATGGTAATACCACGCTCACGCTCCTGCTCCATGAAGTCCGTGACGGCGTTTCCGTCATGAACTTCCCCTACTTTGTGAACTACACCTGTATAATAAAGAATGCGCTCTGTAGTCGTAGTCTTCCCCGCGTCAATATGGGCGGCGATGCCTATATTGCGCATCCACTCCATCGGCACCGGTCTGTCGGCGCCGTTTCGTGGCGAATGAGCTGTAAGGGAGACTGACATTTACAAAGAACAAAACAGGCTAAGCTGCAGAGAGCTGCGGTTGATTACCAGCGGAGGTGGGCAAAGGCTCGGTTAGACTGAGCCATCTTGTGAGTATCTTCCTTCTTCTTAACAACAGTACCCGTGTTGTTGTAAGCGTCGACGATCTCGGCAGCGAGAGCATCTTTCATAGGAAGACCACGACGGGAAGCGGCACTGTTCACGATCCAACGGAACGCGAGCGACTCCTGACGATCGTAAGAGATCTCGACTGGTACCTGATAAGTTGCACCACCAACGCGGCGGCTCTTAACTTCGAGGCGTGGACGAGCGTTTTCCAAAGCACCGAGGAGGAGATCAATCGGATCACCCTTACCGAGCTTTTCGGCAACCTTTTCGAATGCGGAGTAGACGATACGCTCAGCGACAGTCTTTTTGCCGTCACGCATGACGGTGTTAACGAGGCGACCTACGAGTACGCTGCCGTAGCGGGCGTCTGGCTTAGCTGGTCTTTTAGTAGCTCTTCTGCGACGTGACATGGCTTAAAATAGTTGGCTTACTTCTTATCCTTAGGACGCTTAACTCCGTATTTGGAGCGGCTGCGGCGACGCTTATCCACACCCTGGGCGTCAAGAGTGCCACGGACGATGTGGTAACGAACACCTGGAAGGTCCTTAACACGACCACCACGCACGAGAACGATGCTGTGTTCCTGAAGGTTGTGACCTTCGTCAGGAATGTAAGCGATCACTTCGTAACCGTTGGTCAGACGAACCTTAGCTACCTTACGGATAGCGGAGTTCGGCTTCTTAGGCGTACGCGTCATAACTTGTACGCACACACCGCGTCGGAACGGGTTTGCTTCGAGGGCACGTGACTTGGACTTCGCCTTGATCACTTTGCGGCCCAATCGGACTAACTGGTTAATTGTAGGCATGGTGTGAAATTTTGAGAAAAGAGCGTGAACGTATCGTTTGAAGGTGGTTCGGCAAGTATTTTCTCACCGAAAGAGAACAAAAAGCAGCTCCAGCCCGTTCACCGGCTGAATCTGCTCATTTTCCTACACTGTTGTTTGGGCGGGGAGCCCTTTGGGAGCCCCCTATGTGACGGGAAATTTTAAAGGACGAACGGTTTGGGGCGCTGTCCCCTCGTCTTCAAGAAGAATTGTCACAGAAAACACACTTTTTCGCTTCCAGCACGAGGCAACCGTCTAAATCCGGCCTTTGCACCCTCAAACCAACACTAGTCCAGGCGGCAAGGCCTCGCCAAAGCTGGTATTCTGGTCTGAAACCGAACGGGCCACGTATATTTCCAAAGGACGAAGTTTGGAATGTTCGACGCCAGACTTCTCAAGCTTGGATCGGATTTTGCGAGCGAGTCCGCTGGAGAGGTCCAGATGCCTATCGTCCACGATCCGCCCTGCCCTCAGAAACAAGTTTTTTGCTCCCGCGAAACGCGAGTTCGTCCAATCCTCCTTTTTGAGGAGTCCGAAAATAGTCTCCACTCGGTTTGGCGGCACGACCCGATCCAAACCTGTCCGAAAAGGCAGCCGGGAAAGCAAGATTGCCATACCCGTCAGGAAGGACCCGACTTCCCCAGAACTCTGCATCGAAATTCTCAACCTCTGCGACAATTCCTCGAACAATCGGCCTTTCCTTTCCAAATCGACCGCCTCCAAACTACAGAGTAGCCGAATACGTTCCGGCTCGGACTTGGGGGATCCGATAAGCAATTCGAAATGCTTGTCGAAAAGACTAGCCTGTTCTTCCTCCGAAAGCCCGAAGCAAACTCGCCTCAGAAAGATGAGCTGTTGCACCTCTACTCTTCGTGGCTGGGCGGCCGGATCGCCTAACAATTCAAAAAACAAATCCAGTCGCCTGCGATCCCTAGGTGTACCGAACCCGGGTCTCATCAAATAACCCGCGAGCTGGAACCAGGCTTCAAGCGCAGAATTGTTCTCAACTGGGACCACTCCCTTCGCTAGCAATCCGTCGATGAGGGCCCTACAAAGCGGTAAATTCCAGTCCGGTTTGGGCAAAGCCAGACTCGACTCCAATTCTTTGAAGATCCTCGATGCTTTTAGGTTCGGATCCTTGCTGAACAATCGCCCGAGGAGAATCGACTCGGCTTTTTGAGCACGCTTTAAGTCGTAAGCCTGCACCCCTTTGTCAGCCTGTGTCGATGCAGTGGTCGCCA
This genomic interval from Pelagicoccus albus contains the following:
- the rplB gene encoding 50S ribosomal protein L2 is translated as MAIKSFNPVTPTQRFAAIQVKDVANKRPEKALTESKGKQAGRNCYGRITMRRRGGGHKQLYRIIDFKRNKFDIPAKVQAIEYDPNRSAYIALIAYADGEKRYIIAPAGVKTGDTVLSSQKMIAFDAGNAMPLEFIPPSTKLHAVELLPGKGAQIARAAGNAVELIGIDGDSAQIKMPSGEIRLVSKKCMATIGLVSNAEKKNVVVGKAGRSRWLGKRPRVRGVVMNPVDHPNGGGEAKSKGGGGRQMLVSPWGQLAKGFPTRRKSKESNSLILVRRNGRKMKNR
- the rplV gene encoding 50S ribosomal protein L22 translates to MQVQARTKYARMSPKKVIEVARAIRGKNANDALELLKFIPRKSAFLLSKTLQSAIANAENNHDLSGDSLTVELATVEQGPALKRFKAAARGGVAKRKKRMSHIRIVLSDNA
- the fusA gene encoding elongation factor G: MSVSLTAHSPRNGADRPVPMEWMRNIGIAAHIDAGKTTTTERILYYTGVVHKVGEVHDGNAVTDFMEQERERGITITSAAISCNWKAKYGPFENVNHLVNIIDTPGHVDFTAEVERSLRVLDGAVAVFCAVAGVQPQSETVWRQADKYKVPRIAFVNKMDRVGANFQATLEDMRAKLGANAHPLFLNIGSEENFKGLVDLVRNKAFLFDESDEMGVQTIDAEIPTELADEASALRESLIESVADFDDELAEAYLGGEEISVEQLILAIRKATIALKFVGVIPGSAFKNKGVQSVLDSVVNYLPSPLDLPATQGHAQDESIVEIEADDAAKSSALAFKLWSDPYVGKLVFVRVYSGSIKKGDMLFNPRTGKGERVSRILQMKADSREDLEIVRSGDICALVGIKNVATGDTLVPKGYDVSLIPPSFPEPVISMTIEPKTSADQDKLAAGLARLAEEDPTFVVSSNPETGQTIISGMGELHLEIIRDRLFREFKVSARSGEPQIAYRETITAKAKAEGKFIRQTGGKGQYGHAVIEIEPQEVGKGIEIVDETVGGSIPREFIKPTMDGIREATLNGVVASYPVIDLKVRLVDGSFHEVDSSETSFKMAGIFALKEAMKQASPVLLEPVMKVEVVTPNEFQGDVVGDLNRRRGQIQNLETKGDLGYIYATVPLKTMFGYATDVRSLSKGRASYTMEWSNYEVVAPKLLEEILNQGW
- the rplW gene encoding 50S ribosomal protein L23, producing MIQPDKIIKSVHLTEKSNIQSSEIGQYTFQVFKTATKDTIKAAVEKAFDVTVKRVNVINQIGKPSRNRKTGKTSSGSGLKKAIVTLKQGDVIDFTA
- the rpsJ gene encoding 30S ribosomal protein S10, with translation MTGQKIRIRLQGFDYRVIDQSASEIVDTAKRSGARVSGPVPLPTRIEKISVNRSPHVDKKSMEQFEIRTHKRLLDIIEPTAQTVDELKKLNLPSGVDISINV
- the rplD gene encoding 50S ribosomal protein L4 is translated as MKLKLFKNDGSANGETEVDGLPVFEGDKGLQAVKEVVVAQAANARQGSANTKTRGEVRGGGKKPWRQKGTGRARAGSTRSPIWVGGGIVFGPRPRDYSKKVNKKVKTLAFSRALFDRISDESLVVVDALDIAPAKTKVAESIVRGIAPVGKVLVIDKEFSETAILSLRNLAGVDLEEAPLVSVTDLCQFKTIIVTRAGLEVLVERAKGGSK
- the rpsG gene encoding 30S ribosomal protein S7 — its product is MSRRRRATKRPAKPDARYGSVLVGRLVNTVMRDGKKTVAERIVYSAFEKVAEKLGKGDPIDLLLGALENARPRLEVKSRRVGGATYQVPVEISYDRQESLAFRWIVNSAASRRGLPMKDALAAEIVDAYNNTGTVVKKKEDTHKMAQSNRAFAHLRW
- the rplC gene encoding 50S ribosomal protein L3, which codes for MNYTLLGKKLGMTQVYGSDNQVVPVTVLQAGPCPVLQVKTVESDGYNAIQIGFETKKDKNASKAALGHAKKAGVAHAPRVIKEVRSSDAIDATAGDVLDVSKFEVGKKVDIIGNTKGKGFAGVMKRFNTKGGPASHGSMFHRRIGSIGLCQWPGHVFKNQKMPGHMGAKQRTIQNLEIVSIDAEKNLILVKGGIPGANGDTVMIRSSIKAKK
- the rpsL gene encoding 30S ribosomal protein S12, which translates into the protein MPTINQLVRLGRKVIKAKSKSRALEANPFRRGVCVQVMTRTPKKPNSAIRKVAKVRLTNGYEVIAYIPDEGHNLQEHSIVLVRGGRVKDLPGVRYHIVRGTLDAQGVDKRRRSRSKYGVKRPKDKK
- the rpsC gene encoding 30S ribosomal protein S3, producing MGQKTHPIGFRLAVNRNWQSRWFARKNDFADTLHEDYIIREKLMEKLKFASVPRIFIERASARVRVKIFTARPGIVIGRKGQEIEKIKDELAKATGKEILLDIQEVKKPELDATLVAENVALQLERRIAFRRAMKKAVQMAMSLGAKGIKIQVGGRLGGADIARTEVQRQGSVPLHTLREEIDYGTAEARTVYGIIGIKCWVFNKED
- the rpsS gene encoding 30S ribosomal protein S19, with the protein product MARSIKKGFFVDPSLLKKVDAAQAANDRKPIQTWSRRSTITPEFVGLNINVHNGKAFIPVHVTENMVGHKLGEFSQTRTFKAHGGGKK